Genomic segment of Arachis stenosperma cultivar V10309 chromosome 4, arast.V10309.gnm1.PFL2, whole genome shotgun sequence:
ACAAAACACAACATACAGCAAAGAAAAATCCATAACATATAGTTGCTATCCTACCTTTGTGCGTTGAACTTTCTCAGAAAGCACCAAAGGCAGCCTTGAAGAGGAGACCTGCAAATTACAAATAGCACGCAAAATCAGGATGCTGGACTAGATAACAAGATAGCTTATGATGGCTATCACTTATTTCAGTTTCAAAGTCATGGGAGTGTGGTGAGtcattataattaattaattattgtagTCATTCTTACATTTGTCTCAATGAGCTTTTCACAAGTTTCTTCCTCCTCAGCCTCCAGATCTCCACCACTACCTGTCCCATTTGTAGAAACCACAAGCACATGGTCAGAAATCCATAAAAAGAGAATGGAGTGATATCTTACAACTTATATGCCCATACTAACCCATTCCATACCTCTCTCCTTTGCACTGCCCTTTGTTTTCTTCCCTTTCACTGGTGAATGATCTTCTTCTACATGAATTGGTTTCTGAGAAGACTTTCCTTTTGAACCCTTTCTGGATGGAGACTTTCCATCATTGCCAAGGATAATTTTATCCTTAGCTTCTTCACTAATCAATTGAGGTATTTGTTGCTGAGAAGCTTCCACCTGATTGTTACGAATTTCTTTTTTGGGGGTATGATCAAGGCACGACTCAGAATCCGATGATAGACTCAAAATTGGATAAACAGATTCCTATGCAAAAACATTTGACTAATCAGCAACCAGAAAGTAATCGCAGCCAAGCGTTAGCAAGCCAAACAcatttttcttataaaataCAAGGGAAAATATGCTTCCTTTTTTCTGGTGATATATCATTCTTAATCCTTTACCTATCCGACCCTGCAATGCTCATATTGGTGTTGTAGTAGGAAACAGAATTATTCTAAGGACGAGAAAAAATGGTATACTGGTTAGATATTCTATGCTTGATGGATTAGAATCCTCTTGATGTTCAAGGATGAAATATCAATAGCTTCTCTAAAACTACTGATCCCACCTAAGAATTAATGGGGCAAGGTTCTTACTTTATGCTCGACATGCATGTCATTGTTTGAATCAATGCCAATCTTCCTTTCCTCTATGTCTCCTGCATCATAAGAGACCAAACGACAATTCAATAAAGTAGCAAATTGTAAAATGATTGTTGCATGCTATCACTAGATAGAAACAAAGCCTGATATGTTAATGATATCATGTTTTTAGGGGGGGGAATAAAACTATATGCAGATTGGTTTTAAATTAGAAGTACAAAAAAATAATAGCTCCAATGTGTGTAAGTCATGGGtcttttgtgtttaattgaTTCCAAAAAAAATCCCCTAGATTTTACTTATATTGAGAGTAAAATTTggaaaattttagaaatataGAGAAGGCATCAAACGCGGGAGACTCTCTCAGCAATTAGTATAGATAATCTATACAGCCTTTTTTCTGTTCTGTTAATAAACAATTAATTAGGATTGCATCACTCATGTCCTAGACCTCTGAACTTAAATGCTCTATTTACTCATCAATACAGAACTCTAAACACAAATACAAATCAGTATACCTTCTGCATTTTGCTTCTCTGATTTCTTTCTTCTAGATGACGTAGTACAACCTTCTATTTCAACAGCAGCTACTTCTAATGTCTTTCTAGGTGAAGACTTATAACGGCTTTTGCCAAGACCAGTGCTCCTGCTCTTACTCTTATTCTTACTCTTACACTTGCTGATCTCCAGAGATGATCCTTCAGCATCAGTCTCATCCCCAATTG
This window contains:
- the LOC130974315 gene encoding DNA-binding protein BIN4-like isoform X1, which encodes MSDSRESSPDWLRSFQVPSHSPLILSSDSKSLHDDSLSIGDETDAEGSSLEISKCKSKNKSKSRSTGLGKSRYKSSPRKTLEVAAVEIEGCTTSSRRKKSEKQNAEGDIEERKIGIDSNNDMHVEHKESVYPILSLSSDSESCLDHTPKKEIRNNQVEASQQQIPQLISEEAKDKIILGNDGKSPSRKGSKGKSSQKPIHVEEDHSPVKGKKTKGSAKERGSGGDLEAEEEETCEKLIETNVSSSRLPLVLSEKVQRTKALVECQGDSIDLSGDVGAVGRVIISDSASRDQEMHLDLKGTIYKTSIVPCRTFCVVSFGQSEAKIEAIMNDFIQLEPQSNVYEAETMVEGTLDGFAFDSDEEAGKMPKATQTDQNEHAEEETHSKSKGKGDKKTIWIQGAEKKRGRSTGGKPQPKTVKKKAPKKAPNSKAKTKN
- the LOC130974315 gene encoding DNA-binding protein BIN4-like isoform X2, with translation MSDSRESSPDWLRSFQVPSHSPLILSSDSKSLHDDSLSIGDETDAEGSSLEISKCKSKNKSKSRSTGLGKSRYKSSPRKTLEVAAVEIEGCTTSSRRKKSEKQNAEGDIEERKIGIDSNNDMHVEHKESVYPILSLSSDSESCLDHTPKKEIRNNQVEASQQQIPQLISEEAKDKIILGNDGKSPSRKGSKGKSSQKPIHVEEDHSPVKGKKTKGSAKERGSGGDLEAEEEETCEKLIETNVSSSRLPLVLSEKVQRTKALVECQGDSIDLSGDVGAVGRVIISDSASRDQEMHLDLKGTIYKTSIVPCRTFCVVSFGQSEAKIEAIMNDFIQLEPQSNVYEAETMVEGTLDGFAFDSDEEAGKMPKATQTDQNEHAEEETHSKSKGKGDKKTGAEKKRGRSTGGKPQPKTVKKKAPKKAPNSKAKTKN